In the genome of Tachysurus vachellii isolate PV-2020 chromosome 9, HZAU_Pvac_v1, whole genome shotgun sequence, one region contains:
- the mtss1la gene encoding MTSS I-BAR domain containing 2a isoform X2, which translates to MESVEKECGALGGLFQAIVNDMKNSYPVWEDFSAKATKLHSQLRTSVLAMAAFLDAFQKVADMATNTRGATRDIGSALTRMCMRHRSIEAKLRHFTNALMEKLVTPLQDKIEEWKKTSALLDKDHAKEYKRSRQEIKKKSSDTLKLQKKARKGRGGLQPQLDSAMQDVSDMYLLMEETEKQAVRRALLEERGRYCTFISFLQPVVNGEVSMLGEVTHLQAIMDDLSVLITDPHKLPEASEQVILDLKGSDYSWSYQTPPSSPSSTGSRKSSMCSLVHLPPGGVHRLSSVSSHDSGFISHDANMHSKPPSPMPSDIISQKSSSSASSEASETCQSVSECGSPIAQQDWSKIPHYEQQGVAMQRRSEVLESPNGARGSLHPEDPYRTRVNPPNISIKHGKPMMSAASELAMVLTRGLSMEQQKSSCDSLQYSSGYSTQNTTPSCSEDTIPSHASDYDSYSMNGDVDCDAQSDFDKSSTVPRNSNLAQNYRRMIQTKRPASTAGLPGGVGGHGALGSNGKGGGGGAVISSGTATIRRTPSSKAGVRRTPSNVGPIPIRPPIVPVKTPTVPDSPGFPSPPPEHNGSEESLYNEESLENLEFKASPKRMSLPNPVAWGTGTGIRSHVQQPGAMPFSTEEDQLLAANRHSLVEKIGELVASAHALGDGQFPFPTDPQAIVGCQEFPAPLSESDDVLKSIRRGVRLRKTVSNDRSAPRIMR; encoded by the exons ATGGAGAGTGTGGAGAAGGAGTGCGGTGCGCTGGGTGGATTATTCCAAGCGATCGTCAACGACATGAAG AACTCATACCCAGTGTGGGAGGACTTCAGTGCAAAGGCCACAAAACTCCACTCGCAACTCAG GACCAGTGTACTGGCAATGGCTGCTTTCCTAGATGCCTTTCAGAAGGTGGCAGACATGGCAACAAACACAAGAG GTGCTACCAGGGACATAGGTTCTGCTCTGACCCGAATGTGCATGCGCCACCGCAGCATTGAGGCCAAACTGCGACACTTCACCAA TGCTTTAATGGAGAAACTGGTCACACCACTCCAAGACAAGATAGAGGAGTGGAAAAAAACATCTGCTCTTCTCGATAAAGACCACGCCAAAG AATACAAACGGTCTCGACAGGAGATCAAGAAGAAATCATCTGATACTTTGAAGCTACAGAAAAAAGCCAGGAAAG GTCGAGGAGGGTTGCAGCCTCAGTTGGACAGTGCTATGCAGGATGTGAGCGACATGTACTTGCTGATGGAGGAGACGGAGAAGCAAGCTGTGCGCCGAGCTCTCCTTGAAGAGCGTGGTCGCTACTGCACTTTCATTAGCTTCCTGCAGCCTGTAGTG aatggAGAGGTTTCTATGTTGGGTGAAGTAACTCACCTCCAGGCCATTATGGATGATCTTTCTGTGCTGATCACTGATCCACATAAACTGCCAGAGGCCAGTGAACAG GTTATCCTGGACTTGAAGGGTTCTGACTACAGCTGGTCCTACCAGACACCCCCATCCTCCCCCAGCAGTACTGGCTCCAGGAAGAGCAGCATGTGCAG TTTGGTGCATCTACCACCAGGTGGCGTTCATCGCCTGAGCAGCGTCTCCTCTCATGATTCTGGATTCATCTCCCATGATGCCAACATGCACTCCAAACCTCCATCTCCCATGCCATCAGACATTATAAGCCAG AAGTCATCCAGCTCTGCATCCTCTGAAGCTTCAGAGACATGTCAGTCTGTAAGCGAGTGTGGCTCTCCCATAGCA caacaGGACTGGTCTAAAATACCTCACTATGAGCAGCAGGGGGTGGCAATGCAACGCAGGAGTGAAGTTTTGGAGTCCCCTAATGGAGCGAGAGGGTCTCTGCACCCTGAGGATCCTTACAGGACTAGAGTGAATCCACCAAACATCAGTATCAAG CATGGGAAACCAATGATGTCAGCAGCTAGTGAGCTTGCCATGGTTCTGACACGTGGTCTGAGTATGGAGCAGCAGAAGAGCAGCTGTGACTCCCTGCAATATTCGAGCGGATACAGCACACAGAACACCACCCCGTCGTGCTCTGAGGATACCATCCCCTCACATG CTTCTGACTATGACAGCTACTCAATGAATGGAGATGTCGACTGCGATGCTCAGTCAGACTTTGACAAATCATCTACTGTCCCTCGGAACAGCAATCTGGCCCAGAATTACCGTCGCATGATCCAGACCAAGAGACCTGCAAGCACCGCAGGGCTTCCTGGAGGTGTGGGTGGTCATGGTGCACTTGGATCCAATGGCaaaggaggaggtggaggagctgTCATATCTTCTGGTACAGCCACCATTCGTCGGACCCCATCCTCCAAAGCTGGCGTGAGACGCACCCCTTCTAACGTAGGTCCGATTCCCATCCGTCCTCCCATTGTCCCAGTGAAGACACCAACTGTGCCAGACTCACCTGGCTTCCCCAGTCCTCCCCCAGAGCACAATGGCAGTGAGGAAAGCTTGTACAATGAGGAATCTTTGGAGAACCTGGAGTTTAAAGCTTCACCAAAGCGAATGAGCCTGCCGAACCCAGTGGCTTGGGGCACAGGCACTGGGATTCGCAGTCATGTCCAACAGCCTGGAGCTATGCCTTTCAGCACAGAGGAGGACCAGCTTTTGGCTGCCAACCGCCACAGCCTGGTGGAGAAGATTGGTGAGCTGGTGGCTAGCGCTCATGCTCTTGGAGATGGCCAGTTCCCATTTCCTACAGATCCCCAGGCTATTGTAGGATGCCAGGAGTTCCCAGCACCCCTATCAGAAAGTGACGACGTTTTGAAGTCCATCCGTAGAGGAGTGCGTCTCAGGAAAACTGTCTCTAATGACAGGTCAGCACCCAGGATCATGCGATAG
- the mtss1la gene encoding MTSS I-BAR domain containing 2a isoform X1, translated as MESVEKECGALGGLFQAIVNDMKNSYPVWEDFSAKATKLHSQLRTSVLAMAAFLDAFQKVADMATNTRGATRDIGSALTRMCMRHRSIEAKLRHFTNALMEKLVTPLQDKIEEWKKTSALLDKDHAKEYKRSRQEIKKKSSDTLKLQKKARKGRGGLQPQLDSAMQDVSDMYLLMEETEKQAVRRALLEERGRYCTFISFLQPVVNGEVSMLGEVTHLQAIMDDLSVLITDPHKLPEASEQVILDLKGSDYSWSYQTPPSSPSSTGSRKSSMCSLVHLPPGGVHRLSSVSSHDSGFISHDANMHSKPPSPMPSDIISQKSSSSASSEASETCQSVSECGSPIAFGSSFTTFHLAHTYNGSIRSLPFIPYNHSLGSHSPSPTTKVHHWKQQDWSKIPHYEQQGVAMQRRSEVLESPNGARGSLHPEDPYRTRVNPPNISIKHGKPMMSAASELAMVLTRGLSMEQQKSSCDSLQYSSGYSTQNTTPSCSEDTIPSHASDYDSYSMNGDVDCDAQSDFDKSSTVPRNSNLAQNYRRMIQTKRPASTAGLPGGVGGHGALGSNGKGGGGGAVISSGTATIRRTPSSKAGVRRTPSNVGPIPIRPPIVPVKTPTVPDSPGFPSPPPEHNGSEESLYNEESLENLEFKASPKRMSLPNPVAWGTGTGIRSHVQQPGAMPFSTEEDQLLAANRHSLVEKIGELVASAHALGDGQFPFPTDPQAIVGCQEFPAPLSESDDVLKSIRRGVRLRKTVSNDRSAPRIMR; from the exons ATGGAGAGTGTGGAGAAGGAGTGCGGTGCGCTGGGTGGATTATTCCAAGCGATCGTCAACGACATGAAG AACTCATACCCAGTGTGGGAGGACTTCAGTGCAAAGGCCACAAAACTCCACTCGCAACTCAG GACCAGTGTACTGGCAATGGCTGCTTTCCTAGATGCCTTTCAGAAGGTGGCAGACATGGCAACAAACACAAGAG GTGCTACCAGGGACATAGGTTCTGCTCTGACCCGAATGTGCATGCGCCACCGCAGCATTGAGGCCAAACTGCGACACTTCACCAA TGCTTTAATGGAGAAACTGGTCACACCACTCCAAGACAAGATAGAGGAGTGGAAAAAAACATCTGCTCTTCTCGATAAAGACCACGCCAAAG AATACAAACGGTCTCGACAGGAGATCAAGAAGAAATCATCTGATACTTTGAAGCTACAGAAAAAAGCCAGGAAAG GTCGAGGAGGGTTGCAGCCTCAGTTGGACAGTGCTATGCAGGATGTGAGCGACATGTACTTGCTGATGGAGGAGACGGAGAAGCAAGCTGTGCGCCGAGCTCTCCTTGAAGAGCGTGGTCGCTACTGCACTTTCATTAGCTTCCTGCAGCCTGTAGTG aatggAGAGGTTTCTATGTTGGGTGAAGTAACTCACCTCCAGGCCATTATGGATGATCTTTCTGTGCTGATCACTGATCCACATAAACTGCCAGAGGCCAGTGAACAG GTTATCCTGGACTTGAAGGGTTCTGACTACAGCTGGTCCTACCAGACACCCCCATCCTCCCCCAGCAGTACTGGCTCCAGGAAGAGCAGCATGTGCAG TTTGGTGCATCTACCACCAGGTGGCGTTCATCGCCTGAGCAGCGTCTCCTCTCATGATTCTGGATTCATCTCCCATGATGCCAACATGCACTCCAAACCTCCATCTCCCATGCCATCAGACATTATAAGCCAG AAGTCATCCAGCTCTGCATCCTCTGAAGCTTCAGAGACATGTCAGTCTGTAAGCGAGTGTGGCTCTCCCATAGCA TTTGGCTCGTCCTTCACTACTTTCCACCTTGCTCACACTTACAATGGCTCCATCAGATCTCTTCCCTTTATACCCTATAATCATTCCCTTGGATCACACTCCCCCTCACCCACAACCAAAGTTCATCACTGgaag caacaGGACTGGTCTAAAATACCTCACTATGAGCAGCAGGGGGTGGCAATGCAACGCAGGAGTGAAGTTTTGGAGTCCCCTAATGGAGCGAGAGGGTCTCTGCACCCTGAGGATCCTTACAGGACTAGAGTGAATCCACCAAACATCAGTATCAAG CATGGGAAACCAATGATGTCAGCAGCTAGTGAGCTTGCCATGGTTCTGACACGTGGTCTGAGTATGGAGCAGCAGAAGAGCAGCTGTGACTCCCTGCAATATTCGAGCGGATACAGCACACAGAACACCACCCCGTCGTGCTCTGAGGATACCATCCCCTCACATG CTTCTGACTATGACAGCTACTCAATGAATGGAGATGTCGACTGCGATGCTCAGTCAGACTTTGACAAATCATCTACTGTCCCTCGGAACAGCAATCTGGCCCAGAATTACCGTCGCATGATCCAGACCAAGAGACCTGCAAGCACCGCAGGGCTTCCTGGAGGTGTGGGTGGTCATGGTGCACTTGGATCCAATGGCaaaggaggaggtggaggagctgTCATATCTTCTGGTACAGCCACCATTCGTCGGACCCCATCCTCCAAAGCTGGCGTGAGACGCACCCCTTCTAACGTAGGTCCGATTCCCATCCGTCCTCCCATTGTCCCAGTGAAGACACCAACTGTGCCAGACTCACCTGGCTTCCCCAGTCCTCCCCCAGAGCACAATGGCAGTGAGGAAAGCTTGTACAATGAGGAATCTTTGGAGAACCTGGAGTTTAAAGCTTCACCAAAGCGAATGAGCCTGCCGAACCCAGTGGCTTGGGGCACAGGCACTGGGATTCGCAGTCATGTCCAACAGCCTGGAGCTATGCCTTTCAGCACAGAGGAGGACCAGCTTTTGGCTGCCAACCGCCACAGCCTGGTGGAGAAGATTGGTGAGCTGGTGGCTAGCGCTCATGCTCTTGGAGATGGCCAGTTCCCATTTCCTACAGATCCCCAGGCTATTGTAGGATGCCAGGAGTTCCCAGCACCCCTATCAGAAAGTGACGACGTTTTGAAGTCCATCCGTAGAGGAGTGCGTCTCAGGAAAACTGTCTCTAATGACAGGTCAGCACCCAGGATCATGCGATAG